The Gossypium hirsutum isolate 1008001.06 chromosome A13, Gossypium_hirsutum_v2.1, whole genome shotgun sequence nucleotide sequence tcctcaaatttccaaacaTCGGACATTGTcttgttttagaatttagagAGCATGAGTggaattctaaaggaatattcgattgttttgaacaaacaGGAAATcgaacccagcacgatagggcacaattctccgaattgccaaacatcaaacattaccttcgttttgaagaatttttaaagaCATAAGCAAAATTCCAAAGGagtattcgattgttttgaacaaatggAAAATCgtaacccagcacgatagggcacgattcccgaatttccaaacatcgagtattgcctttgttttaaagaatttttaaatgaataattgtAAAAGTAGCTTAAAACGAGTTAATGCGACTTAAAATAAAACGAAATTGATCTTAAAGATTTGGACCTTATAAAACCACATTTCGCAAACCAAGTGGAAAACAATGATATGGGATAATATACACATAAGATATGACACTTGGTAAATGAAGACAACATAATCTTATTTAACCAATCAAATCAAACAAACAACtaatttaaaacaacaaaatttacaaGCATGGGTAAACAACGATTGatatactaatacataagaaGGCGAATTAATGATGTGCAACcaatatacatgaaataatatgaaaCAATTACCACATAGTGtaccaaacaaaataaaaccaatatGATACAAAACAATTAAAAAGATGATGAATCGATGAACGATATTACATGCtcgaatttgaaataatttacatGGATAAGAATactgtataaataattattaaaaaaatgattttgaatCGAATAGAATGCAAAATAATAcatctattttaaataaaaaatatacatacaaaatgaaagaaaacttaaataatatacaaaacatgAAAGGTTCTTAAATAACAaaagaatatataataaaatcaCTACAGGAAAAttgacttttagcggcactttttttaGCCTTTCGCGGCGCTTtctaaaacgccgctataggtaaCGCCGCAAAAATTTGTGGCATTTAttgaaaaaagcgccgctaaaagccttgacttttagtggcgtttgtggggaaagcgccgctaaaagtcaaggcttttagcggtgctttttctacaaacgccgctaattttggcagatttgcaatattttttttcaccaatatccagcccttcctgcattaaaatccaaccaaatacaacaaatataatataaaatgcagccaaaaacaacaaatttagcataaaaaatacaaccaaaaacattaattctaaatgatacttcaaatttaactaaagatatatgatataattcataaataaagtataatttaaaatatttttacaataatgttaaacgtgacaaaatttaaaaacattcttacaataagaaaactaatgtctaagatggcggcttttgcgattgctgaaacatatgcatcatctgctgaagctgtagttggaggtcatcgtactttttgctctgttcTGCTACCATCGTTAGTGCCTCTGCCTCTCTCGCTGCAGCCGCTGCCTCCCTCTCTGCTGactccgctctaagttgttgctggagttcttcatattttcgttgaaccttggtaatttgctcaaccgtgttcgcttgcatctgagctatctggtctcttaacctctgaactttagcttgagcttgacttctggaaggcatgtattgctgggagccggatccaaaatattgggtcggggtaacaccagatccttgaaatcgaacccgaccgtacctttcaggacccaaaacttcagtgataattctgttatcaatgttctcaagattaacagaactatcactcgaagcaatcgcttcatattccgccttattctcctttagtttctcctaaaaaatcaattaaagagttagaaactaaatatatagtaaaaaggaatgcaacataacttaacattatttaaaactactaatgaagaattgaattaaacaattataattaaagattataaatatttagaataaatcaaatattattaagtaaatataccataatttctccagcttcggatgtcataggagatccatctttcttcctatgcgtaatctcaaaaagctgaaggcgtccaacttttgtccggatttgacttcctacaatatagtagtaagaatattatttaataatagaaagttattaatatttgaaagaattaataaattcataatacctcggcctcagctacagaagcaaaacttctcgaccctgccgtgtgcgtgaatttttgtttttgcctgctgcttgttccaactcgctcacggacctacataataaaattattattacgtatatagtaaacactatatattagagtttggaaatacgcaatacctctcctttctttgaattccaaaatctaaccgcatcttcccattgataCCTCAGCATTCTTGGCGGAACATTTCTCAgtttttcctcgaggcttatgtctttcttaaaatattgtttctttaaagtgcttttattgtctctccatcttttacctaatgccttcttgatataatcatcggagacttctaaagcaaatctctcctaaaaaaacataagtttagaatgtaaatataaatgaaacttaaaccaaagtattataaattgcattcacattttgttaccttaatattagcgagagcctgatttttgttgctatcaggcatgtgatgccatgattcgtagttgatgggaaACATATTTGCATTTCAtgctaaaatgcccaaatagcctgctaaaagtcgagcttcagatccaacaggctga carries:
- the LOC121212274 gene encoding uncharacterized protein; amino-acid sequence: MFPINYESWHHMPDSNKNQALANIKERFALEVSDDYIKKALGKRWRDNKSTLKKQYFKKDISLEEKLRNVPPRMLRYQWEDAVRFWNSKKGEVRERVGTSSRQKQKFTHTAGSRSFASVAEVLTLTWKCTKVYSSDEAVRGSCGAKVT